The Primulina huaijiensis isolate GDHJ02 chromosome 6, ASM1229523v2, whole genome shotgun sequence genomic sequence GCCATCCGAGGGGTTAGGAGTAAAGAGGACAGCTGGAGTTTATGCTGTGGATCCTATCACATCACTCACTGCACAAGTATTAGCATTGACCACACAGATAGCAGCTATGAATAAGGTGAGCACATCAGAAACTGAGGGTCCATCGATTATTGCAGAAGAACCATCTCTTCTTGAAGAAGCTCAGTATGTCAACAACAGAAACTTTGGTGGATTCAGACGATATCGAGGTAACCCTCCCCCTAATACGTATCATCCTTGATTACGAAATCACGAAAATTTTTCATATGCCaataataaaaatgtgttgAATCCTCCACCGGGATTCAATACATCAAAGGGGGAAGAGAAGCCTTCATTTGAGGATTTGGTTAGAACGTTTGTTGCTGAATCTGGGAAGATGATGGCAAGGACTGAGTCTCGTCTTGACAATATGGAGACTCATATGGGAAATATGGGCGCCACAATGAAATCTTTAGAGACTCAGATCGGACAGTTGGCCAACGCATTGAAAGATCAGAACAGGGGTCAATTTCCTAGCAACACAGAAGTTAATCCAAAAGAGCAGTGCAAGGCAGTCACTTTGAGGAGTGGAAAAGAGTTAGAGGTGCAAAGTTCCAAGAAAAAGATGGACAAGGAGAAGGCAGTTGAAGAAGGAGAGACTGAGGGATACAAAGCTGAAATTGaagttgaacaacctccagtaTTTAAGCCGACCCTCCCATACCCTCAGAGATTCAAAAAGGAGAATTTGAATGATCAGTTTGCAAAATTCTTAGAGATTTTTAAGAAGATACACATCAACATACCATTTGCTGATGCTTTGGAGCAAGTGCCGAATTATGCAAAATTTATTAAAGATGTGATGTCTAAGAAGAGGAGGATGCAGGAGTTTGAGACTGTGAAACTGATTGAAGAATGTAGCGCCATACTGCAAAAGAAGCTACCACAGAAATTAAAAGATCCAGAGAGTTTTACTATTCCTTGTTTTATTGGTGGTTCTAAATGTAGTAAAGCTTTATGTGATTTGGGAGCAAGTATTAATCTGATGCCATTTTCTATTTACAGGGAATTGGAGCTTGGAGAAGTCAAACCAACCACTATCACCTTACAGCTTGCAGACAGAAGTCTCACGTATCCACGTGGGATCGTCGAGGATGTGCTGGTAAAAgtggataaatttatttttcctgctGACTTTGTGATTTTAGATATGGAAGAGGATCATGATGCTCCATTAATCTTTGGGAGACCATTCTTGGTGACTGGAAGGGCATTGATAGATGTACATAAGGGTGAACTCACCTTGAGAGTTGGTGGAGATTTTAATATCTATCATGCCATAAAGGAATCAAATGGGGTAAGCACTTGTAAAAGCATTGATGTTATAGACTCATGTATGTCTGTTGAATGTGCAGGAACTAGGGATGCTTTGGAGAGCTGTTTGATAGGTGCTGCAGGAACTGTTGATGAAGATAATTGGGATATGAAAGAGCAACTGGTGGCTCTTGAGGCACTACAGAAAGAAAGGAGGAAAGATGCACCACATGACGAGTTGAAtgtaaatgaaaaaattgaggaAAAACCATCTTCCCTGACTTGAAGGATCTGCCAAGTCACCTTTGCTATGCATTCTTGGGTGAGAAGTCGACATATCCGGTAATCATCTCCTCCTCTCTTACAAGTGCCGAAAATGATAAACTATTGAGAGTATTgaggaaatataaaaatgctatAGGATGGTCAATTTATGATATTTGGGGAATTTGCCCCACTAtatgcatgcataaaattttaatggaggaGTCATATACTCCTTATGTGGATCATCAGAGGAGGTTAAATCCAGTCATGAAGAAAGTCGTGAAAAATGAGGTactaaaattgttaaatgctGGTGTAATCTATGCCATTTCTGATAGTAGTTGGGTGTCTCCTGTACAAGTTGTGCCTAAAAAAGGTGGAATGACTGTGGTAAAGAATGCCAATGATGAACTAATATCTACTCGTACTGTGACTGGATGGCGagtatgtattgattatagaaaattgaaTAATGCCACACGTAAAGATCATTTTCGACTGccttttattgatcaaatgcttgatagacTTGCTGGTTGTTGTCATTTTTAGATGGTTATTCAGGTTATAACCAAATTGCTATAGCGCCGGAAGATCAGGAGAAGACTACTTTCACGTGTCCCTATGGCACATTTGCTTTTAGGAGAATGCGTTTTGGGCTATGCAATGCACCTGCCACTTTCCAGAGGTGCATGATGGCCATATTTGCAGATATGGTGGAGGAAATAATGGAAGTCTACATGGATGACTTTTCGGTATTTGGTTCTTCGTTTGATAATTGTTTACATAACTTATCCCTTGTTTGCAGAGAGGTCAGGAAAAGAACTTAGTTCTTAACTGGGAAAAGTGTCATTTTATGGTCCAAGAGGGCATTGTTCTTGGACATAAAGTATCTTCTAAGGGATTAGAGGTAGACAGAGCCAAAGTGGTTGCAATTGAAAAGCTTCCACCACCAAAGAGCATCAAAGGGATTAGGAGTTTCTTAGGACATGACGGGTTTTATCGTagatttatcaaagatttttctaagaTTACTAAACCCTTCTGTAATTTACTTGAGAAAGAGTCTGTTTTTATATTTGATGATGACTGTTTGTAGGCGTTCGAAAAGATCAAGAAGGCATTGGTGACTGCACCGATTATGATAGTACCGGACTGGAAGGAGCCCTTTGAGCTAATGTGTGATGCTAGTGATTATGCAGTGGGCGCTGTCTTAGGCCAAAGAAGGGAAAATATGTTTAGGGCAATTTACTACGCAAGCCGCACAATGGATGCTGCACGGCAAAATTACACTACAACTGAGAAGGAGATGCTTGCAGTGGTGTTCGCTTTCGACAAATTCAGACCCTACTTGATCGGCACAAAGGTAATTGTTTTTACTGACCATGCAGCTATTCGCTACCTATTCGCCAAGAAGGATGCAAAACCACGTTTGATAAGGTGGATTTTGCTACTACAAGAATTCGACTTCGAAGTCAAAGATAagaaaggaactgaaaatcaAGTGGCTGACCACTTGTCAAGACTGGAGCTGGAGGAGAAGAAAGAGGAGGAAGTTATACAGGAAACATTTCCGGATGAACAACTTTTTGAGGTAAAATCTTTACTTCCTTGGTTTGCTGATATTGCTAATTTTTTGTCTTGCGGCGCCCTCCCTCCAGATTTGAGCTATCATCAGAAGAAGAAGTTCTTCcatgatatcaaattcttttattgggatgatccatTTGTGTATAAGAGGTGCGCTGACCAAGTGATTAGGAGATGCGTGGAAGGTCTCGAAGCACAACAAATTCTGGAGAAATGTCATTCTTTACCATATGGTGGACATTTTGGAGCATCACGAACAGCAGCTAAGGTATTGCAATATGGTTTTTATTGGCCTAGTTTGTTTAAAGATAGTTATACCTTAGTAAAATCATGTGATAGATGCCAGAGGTTAGGAAACATCTCTAGGCGTCACGAATTATCACTGGCAAATGTTTTGGAAGTGGAACTTTTTGACGTTTGGGACATAGATTTCATGGGGACCTTTCCCATTCTTTTGGTAATTCTTATATCTTACTAGCTGTGGATTATGTTTTgaaatgggtggaagcaatcGCCACCAACACTAACGACGCTCGTGTTGTAGTTAAATTCGTGCATAAGAACATCTTCACCAGATTTGGAGCACCGAGAGCCATCATAAGTGACGAAGGTACGCATTTTGCAATAGAATTTTCAACTCACTTTTGGCTAAATACAGTGTGAAGCACAAGTTGACAttagcatatcatcctcaatcaAATGGACAAGCTGAAATATCCAACCGAAAGATTAAACAAATACTGGAGAAGACTGTCAACACAAACCGGAAAGATTGGTCCATTAGGTTAGATGATGCATTGTGGGCATATCGAACTGCGTTCAAGACACCTATTGGGATGTCTCCCTATAGACTGGTCTTTGGTAAAGCATGTCATTTGCCGTTGGAGTTGGAGCATAGAGCATTTTGGGCTgtgaagaaattaaattttgacttGCAAGCTTCGGGAGATTTTAGAAAACTGCAGTTGAGTGAGATGGATGAGTTCCGAACTAATGCCTATGAAAATGCCAAGATTTACAAAGAACAGACCAAGAAGTGGCATGACAAGATCATTGTGAGAAGAACGTTTGAACCGGGACAACAGGTgctgctttataattctcgtctCAGACTATTTCCAGGAAAGTTAAAATCAAGGTGGTCAGGGCCGTTTACAGTGGAGGTAGTACAACCATATGGAGCAATCGAACTCAAATGCAATGATGGTAGAACATTTAAAGTGAATAGTCAGCGAGTTAAACACTATTTTGGAGATGAAGTGCGGAACATGGACAATATCTCATTGGCCGAATCTACCTGAAGCAGACCTGAGTCGGGCTGCCGACGTTAAACCAAGCGCTCCGTGGGAGGCAACCCACGATTATTTTTCgcattcttttttattttatttcttcttaatattttatttgttgattttaatttttttttgttcattttgcGTAGTAATTTTAATTGGTTTAATTTTTGCAGGTgtggtttatatatatttaaaaaaaaagacagaTGTAGGCGTGCCACCGCGCAACGTCTCGCGCAGCAGTGCGCTGACAACCAGTGGGGAGACCATTTCTCGCGCGCCATGGCGCCATTTCTCGCGCTACCGCGCTTGCCCCATCATCCGCGAAGAACAGAACCTTGTGCGCGACCGCGCCACAACTGGCGCCACTGCGCGTTCTCAAGGATACATGACAGACAGAAGCTCGCGCGCGGCCGCGTGAGTTCTCTTGCGACCGCGCGTCCCCAATTATTGACGACAAACAGAGGTGCGCGTGCGGCCGCACCATATCACGCGCGATCGCGCGCGCCGCGCACCAACCCTGCTTTAAAAACACTATCTTACGATTTTCtctaaaaaattttcttctctCCTTCAAAGCACCCGTCGCCTCCCCATCACTCTTCTCTTCAAAAATTCCTCTCTTCCACAAATCCATCCTCTCCCCCTCACAAAACCTCATAAACTCCTCCCCTCTACAACTCACAACCCCCTTTACTTACCTCAACACCACAAACACTCCTCCCTCAACAAACACTTACACCCACCACCACCAACACACAGCCGCCGCCGCCGCTTGCTACCGCCACGCGTCATCTCCGGTTAATCTTCTACACTCAAAGTTACCGTTTCTTTCACGTTGTTACTGTTTGGGGATAATTTTCAGAAATCAAGCAATGGTTGGTGGATTTTTGTCTATATTGTTGATTATAAGTGTGGATAGTGTTCATAATCATGCCGCCTAGAAGAAGATCAAAGGATGTGGCTTCCACGTCTCGTTCCTATGATGCTAATAAATTTTGGAACGAGGAAGCATTTCGAATTTATGAGGGCACCATGTCTAGGTCAATTATTAGAGAAAGAGGGATAGATATGACATACCTTAACTGTGCTGTAATTGAGGAAGTTGTGCAAAGGAGATGGGTAGATATAGCCCAGTCACCACCAGACGCAATTATTTCAGTAGTCCGTGAATTTTATGCTAATCTGAGAATCAAACATGAGGACTACGGAGTTTTGGTGCGAGGGCAACTGGTCTATTTCGATTCGGCAACCATTAATGCAATCTATAATCTGCCGGGTTTTGAAAATGACAAGTATACTGATTTGATTACTGGGACTGTGGATTATGATGCGATTATCAGGACATTATGCATCGAGGGTGCAGAGTGGCGCTTGAATCAGGGCTTCCCAGTCACTCTGAAGAAATCTGACTTACGCCGTGACCCACGCAGTTGGGCATCTTGTATTCTCTCACGGATCATGCCCTCCTCACATTAGACAGAAATTACAAAGGATAAATTGGCGTTGATTTACGCCATAATGACTTGGAAAACCGTGGATCTTGGGAAACTCATTCACAGTTTTATCATGCGTGCTGGTACGGGACTCATGACCGTCAGCCTCCCTTGTGCACATACCATCACTGCCCTATGTCTTCATGCCGGTGTGCAATGGGGCGCAGATGAACAGGTCTTGAAAGCTAAGGGCCCAATCACGGTATATGAAGCACACCGCTTACGCTTTGGAAGCGAGTTGGAACGACGAGAATCTAGGGCGGCTTACAATCAGAGGGCCAAAGAACGCCAACCGCCGCCGCCGCCATCCATCCCTCGAGCCAGTTTGCGAGATAGGATATTCCGCATGGAACATGATATGCGAGTACAGCGCCAACAGCAAGACGAGCACCGACTTTCATGTCCCATATGATGAACTTCACGTCGATACTCGCCCAGCGTTTCCCCCCTACTGGACCCGAGGATGCTCTCTTTCCACCACATCCAGTCTGGCCACCACAGTACCCACCACCAGATCTTTCACCGCCGCAGCCCATGGACGATGATGCTGAAGATACTGGGAACGATGACTCGAGCCCCGATTTCTGACACTCGGGAGCGAGGTATGTGTTGTCatgttctttatttttatacattgaggacaatgcatactttaagttttttttatttgggggggggggggttgaATTTGCCTGTTTGTTAGAATTTCtctgtttatttttattattacctTTTGCATTCTAGTTTTGTTAGGTAGATTCATGGATAAGTAAAATGTGTGGCCGGTGATGAAAAGTGAATTGCGGTCTtcaagtatatatatgtgttcatGATAACTTAGGAGTCACAATTTTTCTGCACTGTCGTGTTTGTTGATACTATCGTTGCTAAGAGACAAGTTGCATGCCTGTGATGCTAAATAGACGATGGAGATCTGATTCTTGGTAATTCTTGCACGACATTGATTGACACTTTTGCAATCATAGAAATGAGCTAGGCAAATTTTTCATAATATCCTTGGGCCTGTGTTCTTTGTTTACTGTCAATTGTAGCCCTTTGAGCTTCAAGTTAATTGAGATGATTAATTTTTCTTCGTGCACCTatttcatatatcattttgattgaaaattgcatgtgaCTGGTTTGTATGAGTTGACTAATGGATTGACGGTAATCTAGAACTTGTTTGAGCACTTTTCGAGGCGAAATACGGATAATATGTGACATAGGAATGATTTAGGCGATCTTTGAAACCTTTGAGCCTTCGAGCCTACCAAATGAACATGAAATATCACTAGTATCCCATTTTGAGCCTACTAAAAAATCAAGTGGTGTCTGTCAATGACATACAATTAGCCCCCACTTGTATCTATTCTACATCCCACAACAACTACCTACTGAAACTTATACACTTATTGTCCTAcctaattttgagagaaataagttcattgCTTTTGTAATGATTCAAATGAtccttgaaaagaaaaagaaaaaattaaatgtgTATAAAGGAGTTGGCaaaggaaagaagaagaaaaacaatgaaaagaacGAATCAAAAGttgtgaaaaagaaaacatttgGGAAATGAAGGATATGAATGAGAAGAAAACAATAAGTGGATGGCGAATGAAAAGAGATTGAAATTGAGTGAAATTCAGAAAGTTCAAATATTTCtctaaaattttgatctccATACCTTTATTGTAGCCGTGAGCCGTGGCCTAACGTTACAAGCCTACAAGACCTATTAACCTTGTCACATTTATCCAACATACTAGTGGAGAAAAGTTGTTCAATTCAAGCCTATG encodes the following:
- the LOC140978911 gene encoding uncharacterized protein → MARTESRLDNMETHMGNMGATMKSLETQIGQLANALKDQNRGQFPSNTEVNPKEQCKAVTLRSGKELEVQSSKKKMDKEKAVEEGETEGYKAEIEVEQPPVFKPTLPYPQRFKKENLNDQFAKFLEIFKKIHINIPFADALEQVPNYAKFIKDVMSKKRRMQEFETVKLIEECSAILQKKLPQKLKDPESFTIPCFIGGSKCSKALCDLGASINLMPFSIYRELELGEVKPTTITLQLADRSLTYPRGIVEDVLVKVDKFIFPADFVILDMEEDHDAPLIFGRPFLVTGRALIDVHKGELTLRVGGDFNIYHAIKESNGVSTCKSIDVIDSCMSVECAGTRDALESCLIGAAGTVDEDNWDMKEQLVALEALQKERRKDAPHDELNVNEKIEEKPSSLT